A genomic segment from Thermotoga neapolitana DSM 4359 encodes:
- a CDS encoding ABC transporter ATP-binding protein — translation MIEVRNLWKEYNGRDRVTALKGINLKINSGEFVVILGPSGSGKTTLLNCLSGVDRPTKGTVIIDGTDLYALSEEERTGFRAKNMGFVFQFFNLVPVLTALENVELPLLILGVNRREAKERAFDMLRRVGLAHKWNRFPEELSGGEKQRVAIARALVHNPKVVWADEPTGALDSETGGMIIDLLMEMKKNSTLVIVTHDERIAEKADRVIKIRDGQIVQDIYETAL, via the coding sequence TTGATCGAGGTACGAAACCTCTGGAAAGAGTACAACGGAAGAGACAGAGTAACCGCCCTCAAGGGAATAAATCTGAAGATAAACAGCGGAGAGTTCGTTGTGATACTGGGACCTTCTGGATCTGGAAAGACCACCCTTCTGAACTGTCTTTCCGGTGTAGATCGCCCAACGAAGGGAACTGTGATCATCGATGGAACAGATCTTTACGCCCTCTCCGAGGAAGAGAGAACAGGATTTAGAGCAAAGAACATGGGATTCGTCTTTCAGTTCTTCAACCTTGTACCCGTTCTCACCGCACTCGAAAACGTAGAACTTCCTCTTCTGATCTTAGGTGTGAACAGACGAGAAGCGAAAGAACGCGCGTTCGACATGCTGAGAAGAGTGGGACTTGCTCACAAGTGGAACAGGTTCCCAGAAGAACTCTCCGGTGGTGAAAAACAGCGCGTTGCCATAGCGAGGGCCCTCGTCCACAATCCGAAAGTGGTATGGGCAGACGAGCCCACCGGTGCCCTCGACAGCGAAACAGGAGGTATGATCATAGATCTACTCATGGAGATGAAAAAGAACTCCACTCTGGTGATCGTGACACACGATGAAAGGATAGCAGAGAAGGCAGATCGGGTCATCAAAATAAGGGACGGTCAGATCGTACAGGATATATACGAAACGGCGTTGTAG
- the cheA gene encoding chemotaxis protein CheA yields the protein MMEEYLGVFVDETREYLQNLNDTLLKLEETPEDMELINDAFRALHTLKGMAGTMGFNSMAKLCHSLENVLDKARNGEIKITSDLLDKIFAGVDMIARMVDKIVSEGTDEIGEDIEVFTDTIRSFVPSEGKPEEEKAPAKNSKVDDEKNPPQASNEAEESMVLPEEVVHVLQEAKNKGYRTFYVKVVLKEGTQLKSARIYLVFHKLEELKCEVVKTVPPVEDIEEEKFENEVELFVISPVDQEKLSEALSSIADIEKVIVKSIIPVTEKKATYEEKEEKTEEKKEEVTRKKIVSQTVRVDIEKLDTLMDLMGELVIARSRILETLKKYNIKEIDESLTQLSRITLDLQNVVMKIRMVPIAFVFNRFPRMVRDLAKKMNKEINFIMRGEDTELDRTFVEEIGEPLLHLLRNAIDHGIEPKEERIAKGKPPVGTLILSARHEGNNVVIEVEDDGRGIDKEKILRKAIERGLVDESKATSLSDQEILNFLFVPGFSTKEKVSEVSGRGVGMDVVKNVVESLNGSISIESEKDRGTKVTIRLPLTLAIIQALLVKVNNLVYAIPIANIDTTLRISRGDLQRVQDKNVIVIRGEVIPVYKLWEVLQIEHEREEEEMEAVIVRIGNRKYGIIVDELLGQDDIVIKSLGKVFSDVREFSGAAILGDGSIALIINVSGIV from the coding sequence ATGATGGAAGAATATCTGGGAGTGTTTGTCGATGAGACAAGAGAATACCTTCAGAATCTGAACGATACCCTGCTGAAACTGGAAGAAACCCCCGAGGACATGGAATTGATAAACGATGCCTTTCGGGCGCTTCACACCCTGAAGGGTATGGCAGGAACCATGGGGTTCAACAGCATGGCAAAACTCTGCCATTCCCTTGAAAATGTTCTCGACAAGGCCAGAAACGGTGAAATAAAGATAACATCGGATCTTCTCGACAAGATCTTCGCGGGAGTCGACATGATCGCCAGGATGGTCGACAAGATCGTATCTGAAGGAACCGATGAGATCGGAGAAGATATTGAAGTGTTCACCGATACAATAAGAAGCTTTGTTCCTTCAGAAGGAAAACCAGAGGAAGAAAAAGCACCAGCGAAAAACTCTAAAGTCGACGATGAAAAGAACCCTCCACAGGCTTCAAACGAAGCGGAAGAATCGATGGTCCTTCCAGAAGAGGTGGTTCATGTCCTCCAGGAAGCAAAAAACAAAGGGTACAGGACTTTCTATGTAAAGGTTGTCCTCAAAGAAGGCACACAGCTCAAATCCGCCAGGATCTACCTTGTCTTCCACAAACTGGAAGAGCTGAAGTGTGAGGTTGTAAAGACCGTTCCTCCAGTGGAAGACATCGAGGAAGAAAAGTTCGAGAACGAAGTGGAACTGTTTGTCATCTCTCCCGTCGATCAGGAAAAACTCTCTGAAGCCCTGAGTAGCATCGCCGATATAGAAAAAGTCATCGTGAAGAGTATCATCCCCGTTACGGAGAAAAAGGCTACTTACGAAGAAAAAGAAGAAAAAACAGAGGAGAAAAAAGAGGAAGTTACCAGAAAGAAGATCGTCTCTCAGACCGTCAGGGTGGACATAGAAAAACTGGATACCCTGATGGATCTCATGGGAGAACTCGTCATAGCCAGAAGCAGAATTCTGGAGACTCTCAAAAAATACAACATAAAGGAAATAGACGAAAGCCTAACTCAACTGAGCAGGATCACTCTAGACCTTCAGAACGTCGTGATGAAGATCAGGATGGTTCCCATCGCCTTCGTGTTCAACAGATTCCCTCGAATGGTCAGAGATCTGGCGAAGAAGATGAACAAAGAGATCAACTTCATCATGAGAGGAGAAGACACAGAACTCGACAGAACCTTCGTTGAGGAAATAGGAGAACCTCTTCTTCACCTTCTGAGGAACGCTATAGACCACGGTATAGAACCAAAAGAAGAGAGGATAGCCAAAGGAAAACCTCCTGTGGGAACCCTCATCCTCTCCGCCCGACATGAAGGAAACAACGTGGTGATAGAGGTCGAAGACGACGGAAGGGGAATAGACAAAGAAAAAATTCTCAGAAAAGCGATAGAGAGAGGGCTGGTGGATGAATCGAAAGCTACCAGTTTGTCCGATCAGGAGATACTCAACTTCCTTTTCGTGCCGGGGTTCTCCACGAAGGAGAAGGTTTCGGAAGTGTCTGGAAGAGGAGTTGGAATGGACGTTGTCAAGAATGTTGTTGAATCCTTGAACGGAAGCATAAGTATAGAGAGTGAGAAAGACAGGGGAACAAAGGTCACCATAAGACTGCCACTCACCCTCGCCATCATTCAGGCTCTCCTTGTGAAGGTGAACAACCTCGTCTACGCCATTCCAATAGCAAATATCGACACAACCCTCAGGATATCCAGAGGCGATCTACAAAGGGTGCAGGACAAGAATGTCATAGTGATAAGGGGCGAAGTGATACCGGTCTACAAACTCTGGGAGGTTCTTCAGATAGAACACGAGAGGGAAGAGGAGGAAATGGAAGCGGTCATCGTGAGAATAGGAAACAGGAAGTACGGAATAATAGTCGACGAGCTTCTCGGTCAGGACGACATCGTTATAAAATCTCTTGGAAAGGTGTTCTCCGATGTCAGAGAGTTCAGTGGAGCGGCGATCCTTGGTGATGGAAGCATC
- a CDS encoding competence/damage-inducible protein A, giving the protein MKKAAIITVGSELLEGLILNRNAQFLCQELKNLGYRVIKVSTVGDHLEDIAEEVRSLLPEVHLLILTGGLGPTKDDLTREAVAKALNRKLLLDYNLKTKIEEKVKKYHSKIPSNIEKQALVIEGAKVIDNPVGSAPGQLLEVDGKKVILLPGPPKELIPMFESLKELLKTPHAFYQVVLKYYSIPEAVLEDLLKEILYSQDRVEVATMADHVEGVRLRLTTSAEHREFLDELVEKILEKTGEYLYGMNDEKMEEVVVRLLKENKKTLAVAESCTGGMLSSLVVNVPGASDVFIGGVVAYSNELKKSILGVKEDTLRKYGAVSEQCVQEMTEGLKKLTEADICVAISGIAGPSGGTPTKPVGTVFIDLFEQNHSTVRYNFSGDRNTIRTRSAMMALENLRKHLKERGRS; this is encoded by the coding sequence ATGAAAAAAGCAGCGATAATCACAGTCGGAAGTGAACTTTTAGAAGGCCTTATACTGAACAGAAACGCTCAGTTTCTCTGCCAGGAATTGAAGAATCTTGGATACAGGGTGATAAAAGTCTCAACGGTGGGTGACCACCTCGAAGATATAGCCGAAGAGGTCAGATCACTCCTTCCAGAGGTTCACCTTCTGATACTGACAGGAGGCCTTGGCCCAACAAAGGATGATCTCACACGAGAGGCGGTGGCAAAAGCCCTGAACAGAAAACTCCTCCTCGATTACAATCTCAAAACGAAAATCGAAGAAAAGGTGAAAAAATACCATTCTAAAATACCATCTAACATCGAAAAGCAGGCACTCGTCATCGAAGGAGCAAAAGTGATCGACAACCCTGTTGGAAGTGCGCCGGGTCAACTTCTGGAAGTGGATGGAAAAAAGGTGATTTTGCTTCCTGGACCACCGAAAGAGTTGATTCCCATGTTCGAATCATTGAAAGAACTTTTGAAAACTCCCCATGCCTTTTATCAGGTCGTCCTGAAATACTACAGCATACCCGAAGCAGTACTGGAAGACCTCCTGAAAGAGATACTGTACTCTCAGGACAGAGTGGAAGTGGCTACGATGGCAGATCACGTCGAAGGTGTAAGATTGAGACTGACAACGAGTGCAGAACACAGAGAGTTCCTGGACGAACTCGTGGAAAAGATCCTCGAAAAGACGGGAGAGTACCTTTACGGAATGAACGACGAGAAGATGGAAGAGGTGGTCGTCAGGCTTTTGAAAGAGAACAAAAAAACACTTGCCGTTGCCGAATCCTGCACGGGTGGTATGCTCTCTTCACTCGTGGTGAATGTTCCGGGAGCGTCAGACGTCTTCATAGGAGGTGTGGTGGCCTACAGCAACGAGTTGAAAAAAAGCATCCTTGGGGTGAAAGAAGACACCCTGAGAAAATACGGAGCCGTGAGTGAACAGTGTGTTCAGGAAATGACTGAAGGGTTGAAAAAACTCACAGAAGCCGACATCTGTGTGGCCATTTCTGGAATAGCAGGACCATCGGGTGGTACTCCCACCAAACCCGTTGGAACCGTTTTCATAGATCTTTTTGAACAGAATCATTCTACAGTGCGTTATAATTTCTCTGGGGATCGGAACACCATAAGAACCCGATCAGCGATGATGGCTCTTGAGAACCTGAGAAAACATCTGAAGGAGCGTGGAAGATCATGA
- a CDS encoding protein-L-isoaspartate O-methyltransferase, with protein MRERLFWILKNHGISDRIAKAFLEVPREEFLTRHYPLSYVYEDTVLVSYEDGEVFSTSSQPSLMAMFMEWVDLDEGMRVLEIGGGTGYNAAVMSRVVGKKGLVVTVEYFEEVCRIARENMRRLGIENVVVVCGDGYYGVSDFAPYDVIFVTVGVDEVPEHWFCQLKDGGRVIVPINMKISARQPAFLFVKNGSHLEGGYKLETRFIKAGGNLGNLLERNRRLLRDFPFQKAIRVPRLQVFVELVDLLTRRLAEMNGIFYYAGPEGTVEFLNGEMRIYGRAPEIESLLSQWEECGYRSFEHLMLHIGYNAVSYISCTI; from the coding sequence ATGAGAGAAAGGCTCTTCTGGATTTTGAAAAACCACGGAATAAGTGATCGTATCGCAAAGGCCTTTCTGGAGGTACCACGGGAAGAATTCCTGACAAGGCACTATCCACTCTCCTATGTCTATGAGGACACGGTGCTCGTTTCTTACGAGGACGGGGAAGTCTTCAGCACTTCCAGTCAGCCTTCGCTGATGGCGATGTTCATGGAGTGGGTGGATCTGGATGAGGGAATGAGGGTTCTGGAAATAGGAGGCGGAACGGGGTACAACGCAGCCGTGATGAGCAGGGTTGTTGGAAAGAAAGGACTCGTTGTGACCGTGGAGTATTTCGAAGAGGTTTGCAGAATTGCCCGAGAAAACATGAGACGCCTTGGAATAGAAAACGTTGTCGTTGTTTGTGGAGATGGTTATTATGGTGTTTCGGATTTTGCACCGTACGATGTGATCTTCGTCACCGTTGGAGTGGACGAGGTACCAGAACACTGGTTTTGTCAGCTGAAGGATGGAGGAAGGGTGATAGTTCCCATCAACATGAAGATTTCGGCAAGACAGCCCGCTTTCCTGTTCGTGAAAAATGGCAGTCACCTTGAAGGTGGTTACAAACTGGAAACGAGGTTCATAAAAGCGGGAGGAAATCTTGGAAATTTGCTGGAAAGAAACAGAAGGCTTCTGAGAGATTTTCCCTTTCAGAAAGCGATCCGGGTTCCCCGACTTCAGGTGTTTGTGGAGCTGGTGGATCTTCTCACAAGAAGGCTCGCAGAAATGAACGGGATCTTCTACTACGCAGGACCAGAAGGAACGGTCGAGTTTTTAAACGGCGAAATGAGAATTTATGGAAGAGCGCCAGAAATCGAAAGTCTCCTTTCTCAGTGGGAAGAGTGTGGATACAGAAGTTTTGAACACCTGATGCTTCACATCGGCTACAACGCCGTTTCGTATATATCCTGTACGATCTGA